One segment of Phragmites australis chromosome 13, lpPhrAust1.1, whole genome shotgun sequence DNA contains the following:
- the LOC133889735 gene encoding uncharacterized protein LOC133889735 isoform X1 has translation MDFHALPRRDLQALCKRNGVRANMTNAAMADALRALPAVDGIEEYVKQPVAVPAPAGKAVTEEEEQREKKGSPLKPGDGKEEEDVKREVNKEDIPAPVAGRRGTSRRARPAPVMPKPAVEVEGKAVEEEEKQGSPLARARRVTFKSPAPTRPEDGEEDVPAIGVGRHGASRRGRPAPAVAKLADKVVAEDEQWAPIPRGRRVKASIGPNEEEEKKNLKREEKEEDEPAPDVGQRSASSGALPAHVEAPTTRRRAAASKTEAVVVEAVPVRTTRQRRPTMKAAAAAAEEKVSRRATRRAAARKTTSQQEEEHEAPQGLVELDSNQFQYRMPISLVEPGVVSDAEAVLASVPNEGCDDPGNVDEASGPHNDEQKDVVDEPLQEDEEVEMNEGEIPMEETPAEEPPVADQKCTDKTAVQEQQVDVKQCAAPLPSQEDSPILGLVSTTIGQAVEDEGTHFQDGAGFGKGQLDKEMGEEIEMVPVIEAPQAPMIAGEANEEDGFTTVGQAVEEYEGAHFQDGAGIGEGPLDKEMSEEIDHAGEAVEMEPVIEAPQAPLITGEANKEDGFTGDAENDSKMENFNEVLHGTEKADELGTEDGLACQEKEDVALDEVLRDTATGDEAIFLVFSSEISQIVDEEAKAVEVTDDMPPNSAALDDDGEETAFCTDTCRAGEQGEVLSDDNVEKVTEAEGEVDEDKKAVVVITNDKPQSTAIMDEDVEEDHFQTDFVHADEQTKGITADSVLKLILTPGEVVEEKNAALITDETKQSTAAMDEDVVDGHSKTDFIHADKQKEVPTADEVPELTGTDGEVVEEENAALITDETKQSTAAMDEDVVDSHSKADFIHADKQKEVPTADEVPELTGTNGEVVEEEKALVITEEMPQSTGTMDECVEEDDFEIDFVHDDEQKKAVTADNVLEVTGTEDRGILKENAFTNDLPQELDVDGDSSAHITSVLLDNVTKPISKSIITVEPTVSEHEDISVCKNSSEENITEPVAMEEEKGVKVARNASNLYMLSLGQLRSKIKKTLIAKKSKEAKRAALARLDDNVCRSDANGQQQNQNLQRY, from the exons ATGGACTTCCACGCGCTCCCCCGCCGCGACCTGCAGGCGCTGTGCAAGCGCAATGGCGTCCGCGCCAACATGACCAACGCCGCCATGGCCGACGCCCTCCGCGCGCTCCCCGCG GTTGATGGCATCGAGGAGTACGTCAAGCAGCCAGTCGCCGTGCCTGCGCCGGCGGGTAAGGCcgtgacggaggaggaggagcagcgggAGAAGAAGGGGAGTCCGCTCAAGCCGGGCGACggcaaggaagaagaggacGTGAAGCGGGAGGTGAACAAGGAGGACATACCGGCCCCTGTCGCGGGTCGGCGCGGTACCAGCCGGCGCGCTCGGCCCGCGCCTGTCATGCCTAAGCCGGCGGTCGAGGTGGAGGGCAaggcagtggaggaggaggagaagcaggGGAGCCCACTCGCACGCGCTCGCCGCGTCACGTTCAAGTCGCCCGCTCCCACCAGGCCggaggacggcgaggaggacgTGCCGGCAATTGGCGTGGGGCGGCACGGTGCCAGCAGGCGCGGTCGTCCAGCGCCGGCTGTGGCCAAATTGGCTGACAAGGTAGTCGCGGAGGATGAGCAGTGGGCTCCGATCCCACGCGGCCGCCGCGTCAAGGCCAGCATCGGGCcgaacgaggaggaggagaagaagaatctGAAgcgggaggagaaggaggaagacgagccgGCACCTGACgtaggacagcgcagtgccagcAGCGGCGCTCTTCCCGCCCATGTAGAGGCTCCGACTACGAGGAGAAGGGCCGCGGCGAGCAAAACTGAAGCCGTGGTCGTGGAGGCCGTGCCGGTTCGGACCACTCGCCAGCGTAGGCCGACGATgaaggcggcagcggcggcggcagaggaGAAGGTGTCGCGTAGGGCAacgaggagggcggcggcgaggaagaCCACGTCGCAGCAGGAAGAGGAACACGAGGCGCCGCAAGGTCTGGTAGAGCTTGATTCCAATCAATTTCAGTACCGTATGCCAATTTCGCTTGTGGAACCAGGTGTCGTCTCTGATGCAGAGGCTGTGCTTGCATCGGTTCCCAACGAGGGATGTGACGATCCTGGAAATGTGGATGAGGCTTCTGGTCCTCATAACGACGAGCAGAAGGATGTGGTCGACGAACCGTTGCAGGAAGACGAAG AGGTAGAGATGAATGAGGGTGAGATACCGATGGAAGAGACTCCGGCAGAAGAGCCACCTGTGGCTGATCAGAAATGCACAGACAAGACAGCAGTACAAGAGCAGCAAGTTGATGTCAAGCAGTGCGCTGCTCCCTTACCCAGCCAGGAGGATTCGCCAATTCTGGGTCTCGTATCCACCACCATCGGACAGGCCGTTGAGGATGAAGGTACACATTTTCAGGACGGTGCAGGCTTCGGCAAGGGGCAGTTGGACAAGGAGATGGGCGAGGAGATCGAAATGGTGCCCGTCATTGAGGCACCACAGGCCCCGATGATAGCCGGTGAAGCCAACGAGGAGGATGGTTTCACCACTGTCGGACAGGCCGTTGAGGAGTATGAAGGTGCTCATTTTCAGGACGGTGCAGGCATCGGCGAGGGGCCGTTGGACAAGGAGATGAGCGAGGAGATCGATCATGCCGGTGAAGCTGTGGAGATGGAGCCCGTCATTGAGGCGCCACAGGCCCCGTTGATTACAGGTGAAGCCAACAAGGAGGATGGTTTCACCGGTGATGCCGAAAATGACAGCAAAATGGAGAATTTCAATGAGGTCCTGCATGGTACAGAGAAGGCCGATGAGCTTGGTACGGAAGATGGTCTTGCCTGTCAAGAAAAGGAAGACGTGGCCCTTGATGAGGTGCTGCGGGACACAGCGACCGGCGATGAGGccatttttcttgttttctccAGCGAGATCAGCCAAATTGTTGATGAGGAGGCAAAAGCAGTAGAGGTCACTGATGACATGCCACCAAACTCAGCTGCACTGGATGATGATGGTGAGGAAACAGCTTTCTGCACTGATACCTGTCGTGCCGGTGAACAGGGTGAAGTGCTCAGTGACGACAATGTAGAGAAAGTCACGGAGGCAGAAGGCGAGGTTGATGAAGATAAGAAGGCAGTAGTAGTGATCACCAACGACAAGCCACAGAGCACAGCTATAATGGATGAGGATGTCGAGGAAGATCATTTCCAAACTGATTTTGTTCATGCCGATGAACAGACGAAAGGAATTACTGCTGACAGTGTGCTGAAACTCATACTGACACCCGGcgaagttgttgaggagaagaaTGCAGCACTGATCACGGATGAGACCAAACAGAGCACAGCCGCAATGGATGAGGATGTTGTAGATGGTCATTCGAAAACTGATTTTATTCATGCCGATAAACAGAAGGAAGTGCCAACTGCTGACGAAGTGCCGGAGCTCACAGGGACAGATGGCGAAGTTGTTGAAGAGGAAAATGCAGCACTGATCACTGATGAGACCAAACAGAGCACAGCTGCAATGGATGAGGATGTTGTAGATAGTCATTCGAAAGCTGATTTTATTCATGCCGATAAACAGAAGGAAGTGCCAACTGCTGACGAAGTGCCGGAACTCACAGGGACAAATGGCGAAGTTGTTGAAGAGGAAAAGGCACTTGTGATAACTGAGGAGATGCCACAGAGCACAGGTACAATGGATGAATGTGTTGAGGAAGATGACTTCGAAATTGATTTTGTTCATGACGATGAACAGAAGAAAGCGGTAACTGCTGACAACGTGCTGGAAGTCACGGGGACAGAAGACAGGGGTATCCTGAAGGAGAATGCCTTCACCAACGATCTTCCACAAGAGCTCGACGTCGATGGAGACTCTAGCGCCCACATTACTTCAGTATTGCTTGACAATGTCACTAAGCCCATATCCAAGAGCATTATCACTGTGGAGCCAACGGTGTCTGAACACGAGGACATATCAGTGTGCAAAAACAGCAGTGAGGAGAACATTACTGAACCGGTGGCAATGGAAGAAGAGAAGGGGGTGAAGGTGGCTAGGAATGCTTCGAATTTGTATATGC
- the LOC133889735 gene encoding uncharacterized protein LOC133889735 isoform X2, protein MDFHALPRRDLQALCKRNGVRANMTNAAMADALRALPAVDGIEEYVKQPVAVPAPAGKAVTEEEEQREKKGSPLKPGDGKEEEDVKREVNKEDIPAPVAGRRGTSRRARPAPVMPKPAVEVEGKAVEEEEKQGSPLARARRVTFKSPAPTRPEDGEEDVPAIGVGRHGASRRGRPAPAVAKLADKVVAEDEQWAPIPRGRRVKASIGPNEEEEKKNLKREEKEEDEPAPDVGQRSASSGALPAHVEAPTTRRRAAASKTEAVVVEAVPVRTTRQRRPTMKAAAAAAEEKVSRRATRRAAARKTTSQQEEEHEAPQGVVSDAEAVLASVPNEGCDDPGNVDEASGPHNDEQKDVVDEPLQEDEEVEMNEGEIPMEETPAEEPPVADQKCTDKTAVQEQQVDVKQCAAPLPSQEDSPILGLVSTTIGQAVEDEGTHFQDGAGFGKGQLDKEMGEEIEMVPVIEAPQAPMIAGEANEEDGFTTVGQAVEEYEGAHFQDGAGIGEGPLDKEMSEEIDHAGEAVEMEPVIEAPQAPLITGEANKEDGFTGDAENDSKMENFNEVLHGTEKADELGTEDGLACQEKEDVALDEVLRDTATGDEAIFLVFSSEISQIVDEEAKAVEVTDDMPPNSAALDDDGEETAFCTDTCRAGEQGEVLSDDNVEKVTEAEGEVDEDKKAVVVITNDKPQSTAIMDEDVEEDHFQTDFVHADEQTKGITADSVLKLILTPGEVVEEKNAALITDETKQSTAAMDEDVVDGHSKTDFIHADKQKEVPTADEVPELTGTDGEVVEEENAALITDETKQSTAAMDEDVVDSHSKADFIHADKQKEVPTADEVPELTGTNGEVVEEEKALVITEEMPQSTGTMDECVEEDDFEIDFVHDDEQKKAVTADNVLEVTGTEDRGILKENAFTNDLPQELDVDGDSSAHITSVLLDNVTKPISKSIITVEPTVSEHEDISVCKNSSEENITEPVAMEEEKGVKVARNASNLYMLSLGQLRSKIKKTLIAKKSKEAKRAALARLDDNVCRSDANGQQQNQNLQRY, encoded by the exons ATGGACTTCCACGCGCTCCCCCGCCGCGACCTGCAGGCGCTGTGCAAGCGCAATGGCGTCCGCGCCAACATGACCAACGCCGCCATGGCCGACGCCCTCCGCGCGCTCCCCGCG GTTGATGGCATCGAGGAGTACGTCAAGCAGCCAGTCGCCGTGCCTGCGCCGGCGGGTAAGGCcgtgacggaggaggaggagcagcgggAGAAGAAGGGGAGTCCGCTCAAGCCGGGCGACggcaaggaagaagaggacGTGAAGCGGGAGGTGAACAAGGAGGACATACCGGCCCCTGTCGCGGGTCGGCGCGGTACCAGCCGGCGCGCTCGGCCCGCGCCTGTCATGCCTAAGCCGGCGGTCGAGGTGGAGGGCAaggcagtggaggaggaggagaagcaggGGAGCCCACTCGCACGCGCTCGCCGCGTCACGTTCAAGTCGCCCGCTCCCACCAGGCCggaggacggcgaggaggacgTGCCGGCAATTGGCGTGGGGCGGCACGGTGCCAGCAGGCGCGGTCGTCCAGCGCCGGCTGTGGCCAAATTGGCTGACAAGGTAGTCGCGGAGGATGAGCAGTGGGCTCCGATCCCACGCGGCCGCCGCGTCAAGGCCAGCATCGGGCcgaacgaggaggaggagaagaagaatctGAAgcgggaggagaaggaggaagacgagccgGCACCTGACgtaggacagcgcagtgccagcAGCGGCGCTCTTCCCGCCCATGTAGAGGCTCCGACTACGAGGAGAAGGGCCGCGGCGAGCAAAACTGAAGCCGTGGTCGTGGAGGCCGTGCCGGTTCGGACCACTCGCCAGCGTAGGCCGACGATgaaggcggcagcggcggcggcagaggaGAAGGTGTCGCGTAGGGCAacgaggagggcggcggcgaggaagaCCACGTCGCAGCAGGAAGAGGAACACGAGGCGCCGCAAG GTGTCGTCTCTGATGCAGAGGCTGTGCTTGCATCGGTTCCCAACGAGGGATGTGACGATCCTGGAAATGTGGATGAGGCTTCTGGTCCTCATAACGACGAGCAGAAGGATGTGGTCGACGAACCGTTGCAGGAAGACGAAG AGGTAGAGATGAATGAGGGTGAGATACCGATGGAAGAGACTCCGGCAGAAGAGCCACCTGTGGCTGATCAGAAATGCACAGACAAGACAGCAGTACAAGAGCAGCAAGTTGATGTCAAGCAGTGCGCTGCTCCCTTACCCAGCCAGGAGGATTCGCCAATTCTGGGTCTCGTATCCACCACCATCGGACAGGCCGTTGAGGATGAAGGTACACATTTTCAGGACGGTGCAGGCTTCGGCAAGGGGCAGTTGGACAAGGAGATGGGCGAGGAGATCGAAATGGTGCCCGTCATTGAGGCACCACAGGCCCCGATGATAGCCGGTGAAGCCAACGAGGAGGATGGTTTCACCACTGTCGGACAGGCCGTTGAGGAGTATGAAGGTGCTCATTTTCAGGACGGTGCAGGCATCGGCGAGGGGCCGTTGGACAAGGAGATGAGCGAGGAGATCGATCATGCCGGTGAAGCTGTGGAGATGGAGCCCGTCATTGAGGCGCCACAGGCCCCGTTGATTACAGGTGAAGCCAACAAGGAGGATGGTTTCACCGGTGATGCCGAAAATGACAGCAAAATGGAGAATTTCAATGAGGTCCTGCATGGTACAGAGAAGGCCGATGAGCTTGGTACGGAAGATGGTCTTGCCTGTCAAGAAAAGGAAGACGTGGCCCTTGATGAGGTGCTGCGGGACACAGCGACCGGCGATGAGGccatttttcttgttttctccAGCGAGATCAGCCAAATTGTTGATGAGGAGGCAAAAGCAGTAGAGGTCACTGATGACATGCCACCAAACTCAGCTGCACTGGATGATGATGGTGAGGAAACAGCTTTCTGCACTGATACCTGTCGTGCCGGTGAACAGGGTGAAGTGCTCAGTGACGACAATGTAGAGAAAGTCACGGAGGCAGAAGGCGAGGTTGATGAAGATAAGAAGGCAGTAGTAGTGATCACCAACGACAAGCCACAGAGCACAGCTATAATGGATGAGGATGTCGAGGAAGATCATTTCCAAACTGATTTTGTTCATGCCGATGAACAGACGAAAGGAATTACTGCTGACAGTGTGCTGAAACTCATACTGACACCCGGcgaagttgttgaggagaagaaTGCAGCACTGATCACGGATGAGACCAAACAGAGCACAGCCGCAATGGATGAGGATGTTGTAGATGGTCATTCGAAAACTGATTTTATTCATGCCGATAAACAGAAGGAAGTGCCAACTGCTGACGAAGTGCCGGAGCTCACAGGGACAGATGGCGAAGTTGTTGAAGAGGAAAATGCAGCACTGATCACTGATGAGACCAAACAGAGCACAGCTGCAATGGATGAGGATGTTGTAGATAGTCATTCGAAAGCTGATTTTATTCATGCCGATAAACAGAAGGAAGTGCCAACTGCTGACGAAGTGCCGGAACTCACAGGGACAAATGGCGAAGTTGTTGAAGAGGAAAAGGCACTTGTGATAACTGAGGAGATGCCACAGAGCACAGGTACAATGGATGAATGTGTTGAGGAAGATGACTTCGAAATTGATTTTGTTCATGACGATGAACAGAAGAAAGCGGTAACTGCTGACAACGTGCTGGAAGTCACGGGGACAGAAGACAGGGGTATCCTGAAGGAGAATGCCTTCACCAACGATCTTCCACAAGAGCTCGACGTCGATGGAGACTCTAGCGCCCACATTACTTCAGTATTGCTTGACAATGTCACTAAGCCCATATCCAAGAGCATTATCACTGTGGAGCCAACGGTGTCTGAACACGAGGACATATCAGTGTGCAAAAACAGCAGTGAGGAGAACATTACTGAACCGGTGGCAATGGAAGAAGAGAAGGGGGTGAAGGTGGCTAGGAATGCTTCGAATTTGTATATGC
- the LOC133889735 gene encoding uncharacterized protein LOC133889735 isoform X3 codes for MDFHALPRRDLQALCKRNGVRANMTNAAMADALRALPAVDGIEEYVKQPVAVPAPAGKAVTEEEEQREKKGSPLKPGDGKEEEDVKREVNKEDIPAPVAGRRGTSRRARPAPVMPKPAVEVEGKAVEEEEKQGSPLARARRVTFKSPAPTRPEDGEEDVPAIGVGRHGASRRGRPAPAVAKLADKVVAEDEQWAPIPRGRRVKASIGPNEEEEKKNLKREEKEEDEPAPDVGQRSASSGALPAHVEAPTTRRRAAASKTEAVVVEAVPVRTTRQRRPTMKAAAAAAEEKVSRRATRRAAARKTTSQQEEEHEAPQEAVLASVPNEGCDDPGNVDEASGPHNDEQKDVVDEPLQEDEEVEMNEGEIPMEETPAEEPPVADQKCTDKTAVQEQQVDVKQCAAPLPSQEDSPILGLVSTTIGQAVEDEGTHFQDGAGFGKGQLDKEMGEEIEMVPVIEAPQAPMIAGEANEEDGFTTVGQAVEEYEGAHFQDGAGIGEGPLDKEMSEEIDHAGEAVEMEPVIEAPQAPLITGEANKEDGFTGDAENDSKMENFNEVLHGTEKADELGTEDGLACQEKEDVALDEVLRDTATGDEAIFLVFSSEISQIVDEEAKAVEVTDDMPPNSAALDDDGEETAFCTDTCRAGEQGEVLSDDNVEKVTEAEGEVDEDKKAVVVITNDKPQSTAIMDEDVEEDHFQTDFVHADEQTKGITADSVLKLILTPGEVVEEKNAALITDETKQSTAAMDEDVVDGHSKTDFIHADKQKEVPTADEVPELTGTDGEVVEEENAALITDETKQSTAAMDEDVVDSHSKADFIHADKQKEVPTADEVPELTGTNGEVVEEEKALVITEEMPQSTGTMDECVEEDDFEIDFVHDDEQKKAVTADNVLEVTGTEDRGILKENAFTNDLPQELDVDGDSSAHITSVLLDNVTKPISKSIITVEPTVSEHEDISVCKNSSEENITEPVAMEEEKGVKVARNASNLYMLSLGQLRSKIKKTLIAKKSKEAKRAALARLDDNVCRSDANGQQQNQNLQRY; via the exons ATGGACTTCCACGCGCTCCCCCGCCGCGACCTGCAGGCGCTGTGCAAGCGCAATGGCGTCCGCGCCAACATGACCAACGCCGCCATGGCCGACGCCCTCCGCGCGCTCCCCGCG GTTGATGGCATCGAGGAGTACGTCAAGCAGCCAGTCGCCGTGCCTGCGCCGGCGGGTAAGGCcgtgacggaggaggaggagcagcgggAGAAGAAGGGGAGTCCGCTCAAGCCGGGCGACggcaaggaagaagaggacGTGAAGCGGGAGGTGAACAAGGAGGACATACCGGCCCCTGTCGCGGGTCGGCGCGGTACCAGCCGGCGCGCTCGGCCCGCGCCTGTCATGCCTAAGCCGGCGGTCGAGGTGGAGGGCAaggcagtggaggaggaggagaagcaggGGAGCCCACTCGCACGCGCTCGCCGCGTCACGTTCAAGTCGCCCGCTCCCACCAGGCCggaggacggcgaggaggacgTGCCGGCAATTGGCGTGGGGCGGCACGGTGCCAGCAGGCGCGGTCGTCCAGCGCCGGCTGTGGCCAAATTGGCTGACAAGGTAGTCGCGGAGGATGAGCAGTGGGCTCCGATCCCACGCGGCCGCCGCGTCAAGGCCAGCATCGGGCcgaacgaggaggaggagaagaagaatctGAAgcgggaggagaaggaggaagacgagccgGCACCTGACgtaggacagcgcagtgccagcAGCGGCGCTCTTCCCGCCCATGTAGAGGCTCCGACTACGAGGAGAAGGGCCGCGGCGAGCAAAACTGAAGCCGTGGTCGTGGAGGCCGTGCCGGTTCGGACCACTCGCCAGCGTAGGCCGACGATgaaggcggcagcggcggcggcagaggaGAAGGTGTCGCGTAGGGCAacgaggagggcggcggcgaggaagaCCACGTCGCAGCAGGAAGAGGAACACGAGGCGCCGCAAG AGGCTGTGCTTGCATCGGTTCCCAACGAGGGATGTGACGATCCTGGAAATGTGGATGAGGCTTCTGGTCCTCATAACGACGAGCAGAAGGATGTGGTCGACGAACCGTTGCAGGAAGACGAAG AGGTAGAGATGAATGAGGGTGAGATACCGATGGAAGAGACTCCGGCAGAAGAGCCACCTGTGGCTGATCAGAAATGCACAGACAAGACAGCAGTACAAGAGCAGCAAGTTGATGTCAAGCAGTGCGCTGCTCCCTTACCCAGCCAGGAGGATTCGCCAATTCTGGGTCTCGTATCCACCACCATCGGACAGGCCGTTGAGGATGAAGGTACACATTTTCAGGACGGTGCAGGCTTCGGCAAGGGGCAGTTGGACAAGGAGATGGGCGAGGAGATCGAAATGGTGCCCGTCATTGAGGCACCACAGGCCCCGATGATAGCCGGTGAAGCCAACGAGGAGGATGGTTTCACCACTGTCGGACAGGCCGTTGAGGAGTATGAAGGTGCTCATTTTCAGGACGGTGCAGGCATCGGCGAGGGGCCGTTGGACAAGGAGATGAGCGAGGAGATCGATCATGCCGGTGAAGCTGTGGAGATGGAGCCCGTCATTGAGGCGCCACAGGCCCCGTTGATTACAGGTGAAGCCAACAAGGAGGATGGTTTCACCGGTGATGCCGAAAATGACAGCAAAATGGAGAATTTCAATGAGGTCCTGCATGGTACAGAGAAGGCCGATGAGCTTGGTACGGAAGATGGTCTTGCCTGTCAAGAAAAGGAAGACGTGGCCCTTGATGAGGTGCTGCGGGACACAGCGACCGGCGATGAGGccatttttcttgttttctccAGCGAGATCAGCCAAATTGTTGATGAGGAGGCAAAAGCAGTAGAGGTCACTGATGACATGCCACCAAACTCAGCTGCACTGGATGATGATGGTGAGGAAACAGCTTTCTGCACTGATACCTGTCGTGCCGGTGAACAGGGTGAAGTGCTCAGTGACGACAATGTAGAGAAAGTCACGGAGGCAGAAGGCGAGGTTGATGAAGATAAGAAGGCAGTAGTAGTGATCACCAACGACAAGCCACAGAGCACAGCTATAATGGATGAGGATGTCGAGGAAGATCATTTCCAAACTGATTTTGTTCATGCCGATGAACAGACGAAAGGAATTACTGCTGACAGTGTGCTGAAACTCATACTGACACCCGGcgaagttgttgaggagaagaaTGCAGCACTGATCACGGATGAGACCAAACAGAGCACAGCCGCAATGGATGAGGATGTTGTAGATGGTCATTCGAAAACTGATTTTATTCATGCCGATAAACAGAAGGAAGTGCCAACTGCTGACGAAGTGCCGGAGCTCACAGGGACAGATGGCGAAGTTGTTGAAGAGGAAAATGCAGCACTGATCACTGATGAGACCAAACAGAGCACAGCTGCAATGGATGAGGATGTTGTAGATAGTCATTCGAAAGCTGATTTTATTCATGCCGATAAACAGAAGGAAGTGCCAACTGCTGACGAAGTGCCGGAACTCACAGGGACAAATGGCGAAGTTGTTGAAGAGGAAAAGGCACTTGTGATAACTGAGGAGATGCCACAGAGCACAGGTACAATGGATGAATGTGTTGAGGAAGATGACTTCGAAATTGATTTTGTTCATGACGATGAACAGAAGAAAGCGGTAACTGCTGACAACGTGCTGGAAGTCACGGGGACAGAAGACAGGGGTATCCTGAAGGAGAATGCCTTCACCAACGATCTTCCACAAGAGCTCGACGTCGATGGAGACTCTAGCGCCCACATTACTTCAGTATTGCTTGACAATGTCACTAAGCCCATATCCAAGAGCATTATCACTGTGGAGCCAACGGTGTCTGAACACGAGGACATATCAGTGTGCAAAAACAGCAGTGAGGAGAACATTACTGAACCGGTGGCAATGGAAGAAGAGAAGGGGGTGAAGGTGGCTAGGAATGCTTCGAATTTGTATATGC